The sequence CCCTCTGGAATCAGTACGGATCGCTTTGAGAGAGAAGAGATGAAAGGACAAGGAAATGAAGGGCAAAATGGGGTGAGGGTGGggcaggagagaagagaagggcAGGGTATGGAGGGTGTCATGTTAAAATCtacaaaaattattaaaagatACTGATTCATTAAAGTCAGTAAACAGGAAACCTGCTGTGCAAACAAGCCAGATGGTTCTGCATTTGAAATGCATGGATTCTTACAGGTTGGCCTGGAGTAGGTGCTGTTGTCTTCTTGCTCAGAGGCAGGGATGTGGCGTGTCAGAGATTTGGCGGGCCTGGGGAGGGACGATCTCTTCTCTGGGCTGCGGTATGCTCTCTCCTGAATTAACAGACACACTAAAGAATCAATAACCGGGCTTCATTTCATCCATTGTGCAGGGACATTGATTACAGCTACCTATCAATCCCTGCTGCCCTTTCACTTTACCTTCTCTGCCCATTTGTTTGGCAGAGGGGATGCACGGGAACATGCTGAGGAGGGGCGGGCCTTGTTGAGCTCTGCCTCCACCAGGGGGCTTCGTTTAAGGCTACAGGCAGAGCCAGGCCGGGGGGGCTGGGGATCTGAGCCCCCACGCTGCACTGCCATCTTTAATAGTACGGCCCTGGTGGGACTCTGGACCACACCCGGGACAAGAAGTAGAGAGGCATGCAGGGCAGGTGGAAGATGTGCAGGTATGGAGGCAGGtgcaacaaacagaaatgaagtgaGATGGAAAAGAAAGGAGACAAATGTACATATTCGTTGTTTAAGGAAAAAGACATTAAATGAAAGTTTCAAATTATATGACAGTATTGAACCTTCAGCTATTGGATTTTTAGAAAAGTTCTTCAGTGAATTTAAGGTTTATAttgaatatataataaattTTATATTAGGTAAATTGATTGACTTTATTCAGCAGCTGCATATAATTAGTACTTTCATAgtgaatttaaaattaaaataccaAATGGTCAACATGCATACTTTATTATGTAATTTCACAAAGGTATGAAAAGGACTCGAGTACAAAAAAGAAGAGgtgaaatgtttgtgttacaCAGTAGAAAGCATCAAATGATGTACTGTACTGCACATCCTAAGTATACACCTAACTGTGTATAccaaaactaaattattttcattactcaCAGATTTTCTCTGTCGAGACTGGTACAGACAGGGATAGAGGCAggcatgcaaaacaaaataagcacacacagaaataaaaagacacaaatgaaaaaaagaaagaagaaaacaagagtCCATGTGATGAGTGAAGTGGTGAACCCTGCAACAGTACAGGGCTCTATAGTATGATGTAAATTCAGGGAACCTGACACATCGACTGCCAGAATTGAACTCTTGTCATATCCTTCTTACTGATGTTAATTCATATTTACATATCACCCCAAAAATCTAAGCTGAATTTAAAGTTACATCACAGCCATTGTGTTTATGCACTAGTGTCTCTCTGTTAAAGACATATATGATTCAAAACAGTGCTATTCACTGCAATAGGATGTGACTGGATGAGGAAAAGGACTGATGCTATGccatcaaaacattttaattattaactAACCAAGCAAAACTAAGAGCTTTGAGAAACTGGGCTTTTCTCACAATTTCTGTATAAGTGTTAGTTTCAGGTTTACACTTTCAATACACCTGGCTCACAAAATGAAGGATGCTCAAGATTAAGAAGAGCAATAAAGCgcaaaatgaaaaagtatgCGCTTAACATGTTTTAAGTAGCAGGTAGGTTAACTCACCAGTGAGCAACAGTAAGCAATATCTATATACACTCTGCCTCTGCCATGTTTACTGTGCTCAACTGCAGCGCACATACAATAACTTACATCCACAAAGCAGGTCTAATACAGGAggaataaaaatatcaatatataAAATTTTGGGTTGGCCACTTTTctaaacaaatgcaacaaacaTCTAATAACCAAACAGATTAGATCCAAAGTGAAATCCATATATGGAACTGAATTGTACTGAATCCAATACACTTGCATCATACCCCACCCGTGTATTGAACTTCAGTTAATCTTCTCCTCCCTAGTTTGCACATGTGATCATGGGTGTGGTACAGTACTTACAGTGGTCCTCTCCCTGGATTGGTGGGCTACACTGAGGGGCTGATGGCTTTCCACACCTGTAAAGAAAACAGAGTCCTGCTGTAATGATGAGTATTAACATACAGGCTGAAGCATTTGCGAGGGCCATCACTTAAGGTCATACAGCACACAAATATGTATGTACACATACTGCGAAATAACAGCTCCAATGTTTAATTCTGAAAGGACCAAAGGGTTACTGTAATGTGTTCTGGTAACAGACATATCCCCAAACCACACGTCAGATAATCACACGTCATAAAACTCTTCTTAACGCCACATCACCACATGATCCTTGGACCCAAAATGGCCCAGTTTCTCATTTAAAAGTACACTTATTACATACAAGCAACACCATCAACCAGCAGAAAAAAGCGTGAATGTGAAGCCAAACAGCTGAAACCCCACCATTTTTTCAAGGAAAtgaaacaccaaaataaaagaccaaaaaaaaaaaaaagtctcattATGTGTTAATGGAGCAAAACTGTGCAAATGTGGCAATTTAAAAATGGGTCAGCAGCACATGATGTTTGCCAGCTACATTGCACCTGCTGAATTTTTCAGTGCCATCAATAGAGAGAGCCAACATTTTTATTAGCCATTACGTTTTTATTTCCTCATTGGTTTAATGTGGTAATTAGCCAAGAGGAACTTGAGATCAAACTTTAAATGAGTAAACGCTGAAAACTGCATAGTTCACAGTTAATAAAGCATTGGTACAGTAGTCCTGCAAAGTGCACCTAGCACCTTACAAACGCTCATCTTGGTTGCACTCTCTCTATCCATGTCATTGATTCTTGGTGAAATGTGTTCACCTGTGGCCTTGCGTCTAGCAGAGCTGTGAAGCAGAGCAGGCCTAGGATGTCTGGCCGCCGCTTTGGCTACACTCTTTCGATTTGGAGAACGACTTTGGAGGGCTGACACCTTACTTTGGTCAACCCTCCTCATGCCTACTAGCAAAGAGGAGAGACAAGattacacaaacatgcaaacctCAGTTAAATGCACAACAGAGGCAAATCTGTGTTTAACATCATGTTAcattagtgaaaaaaaaactagtgaCTTTCCTATCGTATAAATCTTCGGTGCAATTTTATAATACATTGATAAATACTAAACAGTTACACAAAGCTAAACAATACTTCAATACAGAATTGaaaccttttttcttctttatctcttctcttGGATGGTGGCTGGGCACTTTGCGAGACACTTTGCTCTCAGTGGTGCCAGGGTGGCCCCTTCCTCTGCCAGGCGCCCGTTTAGCGGGTCTATCTACCACGACAGGTATACTGGTAGGACTCTGGATGTGAGGAAGGGCTTCGATTTGCTCAGTCATGATACTTTTGTCATCATCTGCAGTGGAGAAGGATCAAAAGAGGACTATTTCTCCACACTCCAGTACCGAGGACATAGCTTAATACAAAAGGTACATTCATATTTACTAGAAACAAACTCTCTGACGCTAGGTAGTTTTTTGatataaaaaagttaaatatacATTAGATACCTTAAACAATTTATTTCAGGTTATTAATTTATGAATTTTACAAGCTCTATGTACCTTGTGAGTCCATCCAACCACTGTCTGTGTCTAGGATGGAAGTGTCCATGGTGGTTTCATCGTTAGCCATCTGACCAGTCTGGAAGGGTATATTAGAGAGCTCTTCCACCTCTTGACCAATCACAATGTCTTTCTCCTCCATCCTGTCCTCCCCTTGATCCTCTTCCTCCATCACTTTCACATCTTTTTCTTCAGAACCTGCCTTCTCTACCTGttcatcctcctctttcttctcttctactttatttttttgtgagtCATGTGCTACTTTATCTGCTCCAATCATTTCATCTTTGCCTCCTTCCTCTGTTGGCTGTGGAAGGTCATGATCAGAGCATGGAGACAATTGAGAACTGTCTGTTGCAGGCTCTCCATCATCACTGTTTAGGGCACTGTGACTCCATTCTTCTGCTCCAGACCTGGGATCTTCTTCTAACATCTGATCGCCTACCATTAGCCTAACCTGTTTTTCAACTTCAGCTTGATCTGTCTCAGGTGCCTCAGCTTCGTCCATGATTTCTTGAGGCTCTTCAGCAATCTCAATatcatcctcatcctctacTTCTTCCTCAACTTGTGCTTGAGGTATAATAATGACTGGGGATGGCATTGGTGGTTTTGGCAATCCTTTTTCCTGTAAGTGGATTTGGGCATCTAAGGACTTTTCAATGTTTGATGTCTCTTGCTTTTCTATTCCTTCTAATCTTGCAGGTATCCTATGCTCATTTTGAACCTTCTCGTCATCCTTTTCAATGTTTTCTCTTAAAGACTGTGATGATGCTGAAGGTATCTCCATGTTTGATGTTTCTAGTTCTACAGTTCTTATTTCTGACTCAGATTTCTGTTCTGGTGTTTCTTTGTCTAATTCTGGCTGTAGATTATTATCAATCTTCTCAGATTGTGGATCTTGTTCTGCTTTGACCTCTAGTAACATATCTTCTCTAGCTTCATTTCCAATGTCTTGGCTTTCTGAGGGTGTGTCAACTGGGGACTTGGGGGTGATAGGAGTTGGGGGACCCTGGCTTCCAGTTTCTGTAGGAGTAAAAGTAAAGGAACTGTCTGGTGGGATGGGAGAAGCCTCTCTGGATGGGTCTTTTTCAATTTCCACCTCAGGGATTGCTTGAATCTTGATGTCACCAGGCAGGCCACTGAGTCTGTCTTTTGAAGAACTCATTGGGATTCTTAGGCGATCAGGTTTTACTCCACTTGTCACAGCTCTTTCAAGAATCAGGGTAGTCTTTATTGGTGCATCTTTCTTCTCGGTTTTTTTACTTATCTCAGCAGCTTTTCCTTTGTAATTGGGTTCTTGGATTCTCTTTTCAATTGATTCAACATCTGTAGCATTAAGCTCTTTCTCCACTTCGCCTTCCATGGAAGGGAAACGCTGGTGTGGTGAATCCCCAGGACTAGGTACATCAGCAGGTGAGGGCATGGGACCTGAGTACTCGTTAAAGACACAGTAGCCCAGTTCCTCCAGCTGTCCCTCCCTACCCTCCACTCTCATGGTCGGATCTCTAGAGGCAAGCTTGGCCAAAGAATTTCCCACAAGAGCTGATACATTGGCTGGCATTGACTTCCTCCTCATGTGGTCAATCTTTTGCCGCTCCAGCGATAGCAGTGGCAGGGCTCCGGCCAGGTCCAACATCTCAGAGAGGCTGCTTGATTGTTCAAAACTGGAGATATGTTTGTCTGAAGGTTGAGACATTTCTGCTTGGGTGTGAATATCCTCAGGTAATTCAGTGGAAGTTGGGGCAATGGAAGCAACTGGAGGAAAAACAGGTTTATGGCTCTCCACCGATGGTGTGCAAGGGTAAACCTCAGATTCATCAAAACTTCCGCTGACTGGATACAAACTTCCAGGGAAGGTCCTTGGCTTCTCTTCCTtaactgtctgtctctctgaggaCCCAACAGTAATGTTCAAGGAAAGGCTTCTCTGTTCTAAAGACACCTTTCCAGGAGATATTCTGACTTTCTTCTCCTGGTCTTCCAGCTTCATCATAAGGTTTCCAGTTTCTCCAGTTAACTTTGTCTCTGCTGCGACACTGAGCTCATAATAGCTCTGAGTTTGTGGTGACTCCTCCTCCTGGAGTTTTGAAGATGTCTCAAAGTAGGTTTTTGCTCCTGGCTCATGTTCCTGAAAAATATCTGATGTGGCTTTCAGCTCTGTTGTGGGTTTTGGATAAGATTTGACTATTTCTTGTCTTGGGCAGACGTTTGGAATATCCATCTCTGGCGTATCACGCAATGAAATGTCACTGCCACAAACCTCTCCTTCAATCGTCCCCATTTCTTCATTGGTTTCTTTCAAATGGGTTTGTGATTTGCTCTGTGAGACTACTCCCTGTATGTCTTCGGTTGTAACTTTTGAGGACTCTTCTAAGAGTGGAGAGAGTTTTACCTCTTTTGTTTTAGACTCTACAAGCAGGTGGATTGTAGCAGCCTCCTTAGCTTCATCCTTTATGTTTTCGTAACCCTGTTCAACTGGGGAAGTGTCAGAGAGatctttttctttcacaaagGGATGGGAAGGTTCAAACGAGGCAAGTTGTGCTCCTTCAGCTGTTGCTCTTTCAACAGCCACCTGCTTCGCATGTAGTGACACCACTTGAGGTTCATCTTCTTTCATAGTAGACTCAGAAGATTCCTTAGTGATATTTTCTTCTGGCTGGGCTGTGAGTTTGAAGGATACTGTACAACCTGTGTACTAAGTCATATTAACTAAAAGCTTTGCTTGCAGCATCCACAAAAGCTAGCCAATACAGTCAAGCTGAGGCCTTCTGCACATAGATATAGTAGCTCTCCATCAAGCAGTCACACATACAGTGTATTTTGTGGCAGGCCACAACAGCACAGGGAGGGGTCACAGCACCTAAGATAAGCGTGCAGAACTGGAATGAAGGAATGAGTCGCATGATGTTAGATGACAAGAAACAAATGTACACAACTATATTGAATTCCTATTGCAATACACAAGGATTGACAACAAATGGTCAGCCCAACACTTATTTGATGCAATAGTTACGGTGTCATTACATATTCTACTCCAAGAACAGGAATGCTGTGGATGTGAATGaatctttattttgttgtaaaaaatgtggaaataaattTATAAGGGGGTATACTATTGATCCAATTAACCTCAAAGATAAGGATAATGATTGATGTCCAGTGAGGGTGGATTGTAATGTCAAGTGTGATCTTAGTAACAATAGGAAAACAGGGTTATATTTTGCCTTgggatgaaatgaaaacaacacagaaactcAAAGAAAGTCATATacaacagactgaaaacacactgaactgATTCATGGAAACATCCATAGAGGTTGGTGTAGTCAGAAACACACCTTGCACATGATAGTCCAGCAAAACCcacatgaaaaatataaaaacctaGCAACACTTAAGTCAATGTTTGACAGGTCAGACAGTGATATTTGCATTTGCAATGTAGCTGGCAATACAACAGTGAGGAAATGATCAACTAGAGTATGGTTGATCAGTATTTCTAATGTTGCTCCAATGAAAAGCAAATGATTGTTTTGcatgaaaaagcacaaaaaaaaaaatgctatgcCACATAATTTTGCACATGGCACCTTCAAATACCAAAGCAAAAGCTTAAGAATTTAAGAGCAACAAAGCTGCAGGAAGGCAGGCACCAAAGCCTGAGTTGCACCACAATTTATAAATCAAGAGTAGAAAGCCTTTGTGTCCATTGACAGAGCACAAGAAAGTCATGCAAAATAGGTAATGGACAGATTTACATTCCCTTGGTACCCTCACACAAactttgtgcacacacacacacaaaaccccaTAAACCACACACACCTTTTTGTGATGAGCTGTGTTCACCTTGACG is a genomic window of Mastacembelus armatus chromosome 2, fMasArm1.2, whole genome shotgun sequence containing:
- the LOC113127489 gene encoding microtubule-associated protein 2-like isoform X7; amino-acid sequence: MAEGQQPDEHWASHGQENGENGYSAYSAAYRENGYHGGAAAHPGTAVDDSANLPPSPPPSPSAEQIGPVAPAQPEENITKESSESTMKEDEPQVVSLHAKQVAVERATAEGAQLASFEPSHPFVKEKDLSDTSPVEQGYENIKDEAKEAATIHLLVESKTKEVKLSPLLEESSKVTTEDIQGVVSQSKSQTHLKETNEEMGTIEGEVCGSDISLRDTPEMDIPNVCPRQEIVKSYPKPTTELKATSDIFQEHEPGAKTYFETSSKLQEEESPQTQSYYELSVAAETKLTGETGNLMMKLEDQEKKVRISPGKVSLEQRSLSLNITVGSSERQTVKEEKPRTFPGSLYPVSGSFDESEVYPCTPSVESHKPVFPPVASIAPTSTELPEDIHTQAEMSQPSDKHISSFEQSSSLSEMLDLAGALPLLSLERQKIDHMRRKSMPANVSALVGNSLAKLASRDPTMRVEGREGQLEELGYCVFNEYSGPMPSPADVPSPGDSPHQRFPSMEGEVEKELNATDVESIEKRIQEPNYKGKAAEISKKTEKKDAPIKTTLILERAVTSGVKPDRLRIPMSSSKDRLSGLPGDIKIQAIPEVEIEKDPSREASPIPPDSSFTFTPTETGSQGPPTPITPKSPVDTPSESQDIGNEAREDMLLEVKAEQDPQSEKIDNNLQPELDKETPEQKSESEIRTVELETSNMEIPSASSQSLRENIEKDDEKVQNEHRIPARLEGIEKQETSNIEKSLDAQIHLQEKGLPKPPMPSPVIIIPQAQVEEEVEDEDDIEIAEEPQEIMDEAEAPETDQAEVEKQVRLMVGDQMLEEDPRSGAEEWSHSALNSDDGEPATDSSQLSPCSDHDLPQPTEEGGKDEMIGADKVAHDSQKNKVEEKKEEDEQVEKAGSEEKDVKVMEEEDQGEDRMEEKDIVIGQEVEELSNIPFQTGQMANDETTMDTSILDTDSGWMDSQDDDKSIMTEQIEALPHIQSPTSIPVVVDRPAKRAPGRGRGHPGTTESKVSRKVPSHHPREEIKKKKVGMRRVDQSKVSALQSRSPNRKSVAKAAARHPRPALLHSSARRKATGVESHQPLSVAHQSRERTTERAYRSPEKRSSLPRPAKSLTRHIPASEQEDNSTYSRPTSIRTDSRGDSRSGRAPSMTGTDSARSHSARSGASTPGSSAVTPGTPPSYSCRTPGSRTPGSHTPKSFSVLQEKKVAVIRTPPKSPSSAQRQLKVVNQPLPDLKNVRSKIGSTSNIKHQPKGGQVQILSEKLDFSHVQSKCGSKDNLKHTPKGGNVMIPSVKLDFSHVQSKCGSLDKIQHTAGGGNVQIQTKKISVTHVTAKCGSMSNIHHRPGGGNVRIENVKLDFKEKAQAKVGSLDNVSHTPGGGNIMIESHKLSFRETAKARVDHGAEIIVTHSPGVETGGTSPRLSSAGSINLLESPQLSTLAQDVTAALAKQGL
- the LOC113127489 gene encoding microtubule-associated protein 2-like isoform X3, encoding MKEDEPQVVSLHAKQVAVERATAEGAQLASFEPSHPFVKEKDLSDTSPVEQGYENIKDEAKEAATIHLLVESKTKEVKLSPLLEESSKVTTEDIQGVVSQSKSQTHLKETNEEMGTIEGEVCGSDISLRDTPEMDIPNVCPRQEIVKSYPKPTTELKATSDIFQEHEPGAKTYFETSSKLQEEESPQTQSYYELSVAAETKLTGETGNLMMKLEDQEKKVRISPGKVSLEQRSLSLNITVGSSERQTVKEEKPRTFPGSLYPVSGSFDESEVYPCTPSVESHKPVFPPVASIAPTSTELPEDIHTQAEMSQPSDKHISSFEQSSSLSEMLDLAGALPLLSLERQKIDHMRRKSMPANVSALVGNSLAKLASRDPTMRVEGREGQLEELGYCVFNEYSGPMPSPADVPSPGDSPHQRFPSMEGEVEKELNATDVESIEKRIQEPNYKGKAAEISKKTEKKDAPIKTTLILERAVTSGVKPDRLRIPMSSSKDRLSGLPGDIKIQAIPEVEIEKDPSREASPIPPDSSFTFTPTETGSQGPPTPITPKSPVDTPSESQDIGNEAREDMLLEVKAEQDPQSEKIDNNLQPELDKETPEQKSESEIRTVELETSNMEIPSASSQSLRENIEKDDEKVQNEHRIPARLEGIEKQETSNIEKSLDAQIHLQEKGLPKPPMPSPVIIIPQAQVEEEVEDEDDIEIAEEPQEIMDEAEAPETDQAEVEKQVRLMVGDQMLEEDPRSGAEEWSHSALNSDDGEPATDSSQLSPCSDHDLPQPTEEGGKDEMIGADKVAHDSQKNKVEEKKEEDEQVEKAGSEEKDVKVMEEEDQGEDRMEEKDIVIGQEVEELSNIPFQTGQMANDETTMDTSILDTDSGWMDSQDDDKSIMTEQIEALPHIQSPTSIPVVVDRPAKRAPGRGRGHPGTTESKVSRKVPSHHPREEIKKKKVGMRRVDQSKVSALQSRSPNRKSVAKAAARHPRPALLHSSARRKATGVESHQPLSVAHQSRERTTERAYRSPEKRSSLPRPAKSLTRHIPASEQEDNSTYSRPTSIRTDSRGDSRSGRAPSMTGTDSARSHSARSGASTPGSSAVTPGTPPSYSCRTPGSRTPGSHTPKSFSVLQEKKVAVIRTPPKSPSSAQRQLKVVNQPLPDLKNVRSKIGSTSNIKHQPKGGQVQILSEKLDFSHVQSKCGSKDNLKHTPKGGNVQIQTKKISVTHVTAKCGSMSNIHHRPGGGNVRIENVKLDFKEKAQAKVGSLDNVSHTPGGGNIMIESHKLSFRETAKARVDHGAEIIVTHSPGVETGGTSPRLSSAGSINLLESPQLSTLAQDVTAALAKQGL